In Odontesthes bonariensis isolate fOdoBon6 chromosome 22, fOdoBon6.hap1, whole genome shotgun sequence, one genomic interval encodes:
- the ak3 gene encoding GTP:AMP phosphotransferase AK3, mitochondrial: MVLQRVIRAVIMGPPGSGKGTVSARITKSFALKHLSSGDILRANINAKTELGLLMKSCLDQGQLVPDAVMSRLILNDLRKIDQSGWLLDGFPRTVPQAEALDQAFTVDTVVNLNVPFQTIKERLTSRWTHIPSGRVYNTDFNPPKVPGFDDVTGEPLVQRDDDRPETVTRRLKSYENQTEPVLEYYRSKGVLETFTGTETNKIWPHVEAFLHRKFSSLSQRVA; this comes from the exons ATGGTTCTGCAAAGAGTGATCCGCGCTGTCATTATGGGACCCCCGGGGTCGGGGAAAGGGACAGTGTCTGCGCGAATTACCAAAAGTTTTGCGTTGAAACACCTCTCCAGTGGGGACATTTTAAGAGCCAACATCAACGcaaaaacag AGCTGGGCCTGTTGATGAAGTCCTGTCTTGACCAGGGTCAGCTGGTACCTGATGCCGTCATGTCTCGTCTTATCCTGAATGACCTGAGAAAAATCGACCAGAGCGGCTGGCTGCTCGACG GATTCCCGCGCACAGTACCCCAGGCAGAAGCACTCGATCAAGCGTTCACTGTGGATACAGTCGTTAACCTCAATGTACCTTTCCAGACCATCAAAGAGAGGCTGACCTCTCGTTGGACGCACATTCCAAGCGGCAGAGTCTACAATACAGATTTCAACCCGCCAAAAGTTCCT GGTTTCGATGATGTGACAGGGGAGCCTCTAGTCCAGAGGGACGACGACAGACCAGAGACGGTCACACGGAGACTGAAGTCCTATGAAAACCAAACGGAGCCCGTCTTAGAGTACTACAG GAGTAAAGGTGTGCTGGAGACCTTCACAGGGACAGAAACCAACAAGATATGGCCCCACGTTGAAGCATTCCTCCACAGAAAATTCTCCTCACTCAGTCAAAGAGTTGCTTAG
- the cdc37l1 gene encoding hsp90 co-chaperone Cdc37-like 1 isoform X1, with product MEWLGNGASLHSKEESSSDPTSTARGIIGVYPHKQPPSSHLCDCAMASLCQSQQRCLKASIVSSWRLAEAQDQLCSLGVHSSESMEQERARTLACPTELTNTEEEWRRKESILGGPEPSRSPVLGATGSWDVFDRSIINAQNQPAEMEQDKCKTFLQKYEQELRHFGMLRRWDDSQRFLSDMPQLICEGTANFLILWCIRLQREGKEALMEQVAHQAVVMQFILEMALNSQQDPRGCFRQFFHKAKEGQDVYLEVFHTEVEAFKQRVKEYTIKCRSNVSNVEQQSVDTNNRPSSKEATDSLQQQASEHNMKHRLEAGLWTSAGRWTKDDATETDDILMMETS from the exons ATGGAGTGGCTGGGCAACGGAGCCTCGCTTCACTCAAAGGAAGAATCTAGCAGTGATCCGACTTCGACTGCCAGGGGTATTATTGGTGTCTATCCTCACAAACAG CCACCATCATCACACCTTTGTGACTGTGCAATGGCATCACTATGTCAGAGCCAGCAGCGCTGTCTGAAGGCCTCAATCGTCTCCAGTTGGAGGCTGGCTGAGGCGCAGGACCAGCTATGTTCTTTAGGGGTCCACAGCTCCGAGTCTATGGAGCAGGAACGCGCTCGGACTCTGGCCTGCCCCACAGAGCTCACGAATACCGAGGAGGAGTGGCGCCGCAAGGAGAGTATACTGGGAGGTCCGGAGCCCAGCCGCAGTCCGGTGCTCGGTGCTACTGGCAGCTGGGACGTTTTTGATAGA AGTATCATCAATGCCCAAAATCAACCTGCAGAGATGGAGCAGGACAAATGCAAAACATTTCTCCAGAAGTATGAACAAGAGCTCAGGCATTTTG GTATGTTGCGGAGATGGGACGACAGTCAACGATTCCTGTCCGACATGCCTCAACTCATCTGTGAGGGAACAGCCAACTTCTTAATTCTCTGGTGCATTAGACTACAGCGAGAAGGG AAAGAGGCGTTGATGGAGCAGGTGGCGCACCAAGCTGTGGTTATGCAGTTTATTTTGGAGATGGCTTTGAACTCCCAGCAGGATCCTCGAGGCTGCTTCAGACAGTTCTTCCACAAAGCCAAA GAAGGACAAGATGTCTATTTAGAAGTCTTCCACACAGAAGTCGAGGCCTTCAAACAGAGAGTTAAAGAATACACGATCAAATGTAGAAGCAACGTGTCCAACGTTGAACAGCAGAGTGTCGACACAAACAACAGGCCCAGCTCCAAAGAAGCAACGGATTCACTACAGCAA cagGCGTCCGAGCACAACATGAAGCATCGCTTAGAGGCTGGACTTTGGACGAGTGCAGGGAGGTGGACAAAGGACGATGCTACAGAGACAGACGACATACTGATGATGGAGACCTCATAA
- the cdc37l1 gene encoding hsp90 co-chaperone Cdc37-like 1 isoform X2 — protein MEWLGNGASLHSKEESSSDPTSTARGIIGVYPHKQPPSSHLCDCAMASLCQSQQRCLKASIVSSWRLAEAQDQLCSLGVHSSESMEQERARTLACPTELTNTEEEWRRKESILGGPEPSRSPVLGATGSWDVFDRSIINAQNQPAEMEQDKCKTFLQKYEQELRHFGMLRRWDDSQRFLSDMPQLICEGTANFLILWCIRLQREGKEALMEQVAHQAVVMQFILEMALNSQQDPRGCFRQFFHKAKEGQDVYLEVFHTEVEAFKQRVKEYTIKCRSNVSNVEQQSVDTNNRPSSKEATDSLQQASEHNMKHRLEAGLWTSAGRWTKDDATETDDILMMETS, from the exons ATGGAGTGGCTGGGCAACGGAGCCTCGCTTCACTCAAAGGAAGAATCTAGCAGTGATCCGACTTCGACTGCCAGGGGTATTATTGGTGTCTATCCTCACAAACAG CCACCATCATCACACCTTTGTGACTGTGCAATGGCATCACTATGTCAGAGCCAGCAGCGCTGTCTGAAGGCCTCAATCGTCTCCAGTTGGAGGCTGGCTGAGGCGCAGGACCAGCTATGTTCTTTAGGGGTCCACAGCTCCGAGTCTATGGAGCAGGAACGCGCTCGGACTCTGGCCTGCCCCACAGAGCTCACGAATACCGAGGAGGAGTGGCGCCGCAAGGAGAGTATACTGGGAGGTCCGGAGCCCAGCCGCAGTCCGGTGCTCGGTGCTACTGGCAGCTGGGACGTTTTTGATAGA AGTATCATCAATGCCCAAAATCAACCTGCAGAGATGGAGCAGGACAAATGCAAAACATTTCTCCAGAAGTATGAACAAGAGCTCAGGCATTTTG GTATGTTGCGGAGATGGGACGACAGTCAACGATTCCTGTCCGACATGCCTCAACTCATCTGTGAGGGAACAGCCAACTTCTTAATTCTCTGGTGCATTAGACTACAGCGAGAAGGG AAAGAGGCGTTGATGGAGCAGGTGGCGCACCAAGCTGTGGTTATGCAGTTTATTTTGGAGATGGCTTTGAACTCCCAGCAGGATCCTCGAGGCTGCTTCAGACAGTTCTTCCACAAAGCCAAA GAAGGACAAGATGTCTATTTAGAAGTCTTCCACACAGAAGTCGAGGCCTTCAAACAGAGAGTTAAAGAATACACGATCAAATGTAGAAGCAACGTGTCCAACGTTGAACAGCAGAGTGTCGACACAAACAACAGGCCCAGCTCCAAAGAAGCAACGGATTCACTACAGCAA GCGTCCGAGCACAACATGAAGCATCGCTTAGAGGCTGGACTTTGGACGAGTGCAGGGAGGTGGACAAAGGACGATGCTACAGAGACAGACGACATACTGATGATGGAGACCTCATAA